From one Lolium rigidum isolate FL_2022 chromosome 4, APGP_CSIRO_Lrig_0.1, whole genome shotgun sequence genomic stretch:
- the LOC124650162 gene encoding expansin-B3-like has translation MAALSAKAVIALVALSSLLVSYAAAGRPGNFSASDFTADPNWEAARATWYGAPTGAGPMDDGGACGFKNTDQYPFSSMTSCGNEPIFKDGKGCGSCYQIRCTNDPACSGNPETVVITDMNYYPVAKYHFDLSGTAFGAMAKPGLNDKLRHSGIIDIQFKRVPCEFPGLKVTFHVEQGSNAVYFAVLVEYEDGDGDVVQVDLMEANAGSWTPMRESWGSIWRLDSGHRLQAPFSMRITNESGKQLVADKIIPANWAPSASYRSIVQYS, from the exons ATGGCTGCTCTGTCTGCCAAGGCCGTTATTGCACTTGTTGCACTCTCCTCCCTTCTCGTCTcctacgccgccgccggccggccggggaACTTCAGCGCTTCCGACTTCACCGCCGACCCTAACTGGGAGGCCGCCAGGGCCACCTGGTACGGCGCACCAACCGGCGCCGGCCCTATGGACGACG GCGGCGCGTGTGGGTTCAAAAACACCGACCAGTACCCCTTCTCCTCCATGACGTCCTGCGGCAATGAGCCCATTTTCAAGGACGGCAAGGGATGCGGCTCCTGCTACCAG ATACGATGCACCAACGACCCTGCCTGCTCCGGCAACCCGGAGACGGTGGTGATCACGGACATGAACTACTACCCGGTGGCCAAGTACCACTTCGACCTCAGCGGCACGGCCTTCGGCGCCATGGCCAAGCCCGGCCTCAACGACAAGCTCCGCCACTCCGGCATCATCGACATCCAGTTCAAGAG AGTGCCGTGCGAGTTCCCCGGCCTGAAGGTGACCTTCCACGTCGAGCAGGGctccaacgccgtctacttcgcggTGCTGGTGGAGTacgaggacggcgacggcgacgtggtGCAGGTGGACCTCATGGAGGCAAACGCCGGGAGCTGGACGCCGATGAGGGAGTCGTGGGGATCCATCTGGCGCCTcgactccggccaccgcctccaggCGCCCTTCTCCATGCGCATCACCAACGAGTCCGGCAAGCAGCTCGTCGCCGACAAGATCATCCCGGCCAACTGGGCCCCCAGCGCCTCCTACCGCTCCATCGTCCAGTACAGCTGA